Proteins from a genomic interval of Rosa chinensis cultivar Old Blush chromosome 2, RchiOBHm-V2, whole genome shotgun sequence:
- the LOC112188670 gene encoding cytochrome P450 77A4: MKMELMDVFILFLGAVFLRLWWRYWSVTGGGKKNLPPGPPGWPVVGNLIQVILERRPFIFVVRDLRKKYGPIFSMQMGQRTLIIITSSDLIHEGLVQRGPDFASRPSDSPIRLIFSVGKCAINSGQYGPLWRTLRRNFVTELINPTRIRQCSWIRNWALEHHMKRLKSEATEHGSVEVISNCRLTICSVLICLCFGAKISEERIKVIESILKDVMMMTTPKLPDFLPLLTPLFRQQVKEAKKLRKKQMECLVPLIRNRKAFLDGGGVVNEEMVSPNGAAYIDSLFKLDVPGRGKLGEEELVTLVSEAINAGTDTSASTTEWALLNLVMNQEIQDKLYKEIVESVGKDGVVTENDVEKMTYLTAVVKETFRRHPPSHFLLSHAAVKETELAGYTIPADASVEFYTAWVTEDPVMWKDPGEFRPERFLDGDGVDVDITGTKGVKMVPFGAGRRICPAWTLGTLHINLMLARMVQAFKWLPVPGSPPDPTETFAFTVVMKNPLMAVIVPRSMIN; this comes from the coding sequence ATGAAGATGGAGCTAATGGACGTGTTCATCCTTTTTTTGGGGGCCGTTTTTCTCCGGCTATGGTGGCGCTACTGGTCCGTCACAGGCGGCGGAAAGAAGAATCTTCCACCGGGTCCGCCGGGCTGGCCGGTGGTGGGAAACCTGATCCAAGTGATCCTCGAACGTCGACCGTTCATCTTTGTAGTACGCGATTTACGTAAAAAGTATGGACCCATCTTCAGCATGCAAATGGGCCAACGCAcactcatcatcatcaccagcTCCGACCTCATCCACGAAGGCCTCGTCCAGCGGGGTCCCGACTTCGCCAGCCGCCCCTCCGACTCTCCCATCCGACTCATCTTCAGCGTCGGAAAGTGTGCTATCAACTCCGGTCAGTACGGCCCTCTCTGGCGCACCCTGCGCCGCAACTTCGTGACGGAGCTTATCAACCCTACCAGGATACGCCAGTGTAGCTGGATCCGTAACTGGGCGCTGGAGCATCATATGAAGCGCCTCAAGTCCGAGGCCACGGAGCACGGCTCCGTGGAGGTGATTAGCAACTGCAGGCTCACCATCTGCAGCGTGCTCATCTGCCTCTGCTTCGGCGCGAAGATCTCAGAGGAGAGAATCAAAGTCATTGAGAGTATACTCAAGGATGTCATGATGATGACGACTCCGAAGCTCCCCGACTTCCTGCCGCTGCTGACTCCGCTGTTCCGACAGCAGGTGAAGGAGGCCAAAAAGCTACGGAAGAAGCAAATGGAGTGTCTGGTTCCGCTGATAAGAAACCGAAAGGCTTTTCTCGATGGAGGGGGTGTTGTCAACGAGGAGATGGTGAGTCCAAATGGTGCTGCGTATATCGACTCTCTGTTCAAGCTTGACGTGCCCGGAAGAGGTAAGCTGGGAGAGGAAGAGCTCGTCACTCTTGTCTCGGAAGCCATCAACGCCGGGACGGACACGAGTGCTTCGACGACGGAGTGGGCGTTGCTTAATTTGGTGATGAACCAGGAGATCCAAGATAAGCTGTATAAGGAGATTGTTGAGAGTGTTGGGAAAGATGGGGTGGTCACCGAGAATGACGTGGAGAAAATGACCTATCTTACCGCGGTGGTTAAAGAGACTTTCCGGCGACACCCGCCGAGCCACTTTCTTCTGTCGCACGCGGCGGTGAAGGAGACGGAGCTCGCTGGGTACACCATTCCGGCGGATGCCAGCGTGGAGTTTTACACTGCATGGGTGACGGAGGATCCGGTGATGTGGAAGGATCCGGGCGAGTTCCGACCCGAGAGGTTCTTGGATGGAGATGGAGTTGACGTGGACATAACTGGTACAAAAGGAGTGAAGATGGTGCCATTCGGAGCGGGGCGGCGGATCTGCCCGGCATGGACGTTGGGGACATTGCACATAAACTTGATGCTGGCTAGGATGGTGCAGGCCTTCAAGTGGTTGCCGGTTCCGGGTTCCCCACCCGACCCGACTGAGACCTTTGCTTTTACTGTTGTCATGAAGAACCCTCTCATGGCTGTGATTGTGCCTAGGTCAATGATCAACTAA